The following are encoded together in the Montipora foliosa isolate CH-2021 chromosome 12, ASM3666993v2, whole genome shotgun sequence genome:
- the LOC137980566 gene encoding uncharacterized protein, whose protein sequence is MYFRGRTIVKRYGVIFTCLAIRAVHIEIVHSLDTQSFINALRRFIARRGYPEEIRSDNGGNFVSANKELKDAIKEWNQNQIQQYLTQNSVKWVFNPPAGSHHGGVWERCIRTVRKVLNAICKEQTMDDEALSTLMCEVETIINGRPITKVSDDPNDFEAVTPNRLLLLRTGAPFPPGLFNKTDCYVRRRWRQVQYLSNVFWRHWLKEYLQPCNRATLQQRQRWHSSRRNLQMNDVVLIVDNNLPRNLWQLGRVVEVHKSSQDGRVRSVTVKTKSSVFERPIDKLVLLEGADFAEGQVSKDPQCQKDR, encoded by the coding sequence ATGTACTTTCGCGGAAGAACCATCGTCAAACGATATGGTGTCATTTTTACCTGTTTAGCCATCCGAGCGGTTCACATCGAAATAGTGCATAGTTTGGATACCCAGTCCTTTATCAATGCCCTGCGCAGATTTATAGCCCGAAGAGGCTATCCTGAAGAGATTAGATCCGACAATGGAGGAAATTTCGTAAGCGCAAATAAAGAACTGAAAGACGCAATCAAAGAATGGAACCAGAACCAGATTCAGCAATATCTGACACAGAATTCAGTGAAATGGGTTTTTAATCCACCAGCAGGCTCCCATCACGGCGGCGTATGGGAACGCTGTATTCGCACGGTGAGGAAGGTCCTGAACGCAATATGCAAGGAGCAGACGATGGACGACGAGGCTCTTTCGACCCTCATGTGCGAAGTGGAAACTATAATCAATGGTCGACCTATAACCAAGGTTTCGGATGACCCAAATGATTTCGAGGCTGTTACACCCAATCGTCTCCTTCTTCTTCGCACTGGAGCCCCGTTTCCGCCTGGTCTATTTAACAAGACCGATTGCTATGTTCGACGAAGGTGGCGTCAAGTTCAATATTTGTCTAATGTATTCTGGCGTCACTGGCTAAAGGAATACCTGCAACCCTGCAACCGTGCAACCCTGCAACAGCGTCAGCGTTGGCACAGCAGCAGGCGCAATCTCCAGATGAATGACGTTGTACTCATCGTCGACAATAATTTACCCCGAAATTTGTGGCAACTTGGTCGTGTTGTAGAAGTACATAAAAGTAGTCAAGATGGGCGAGTGCGGTCCGTCACGGTGAAGACGAAATCTTCAGTATTCGAACGTCCTATAGACAAGCTTGTGCTACTGGAAGGAGCTGACTTTGCCGAGGGCCAAGTAAGCAAGGATCCACAGTGTCAAAAGGACAGATGA
- the LOC137980568 gene encoding high-affinity lysophosphatidic acid receptor-like, which translates to MCNRTRWFSVANNNFRCCVTEAADIKYNTYVSIIFASSIVFLVLSPVAVVGNALILAAIWKRTFQRTWLHLLLSGLAFSDFCTGLIVQPLLGLLFFLFLDESGVVDAQKHLNAYIVTYVGLMSETFFSKVESILLTLLSIERWLHMSRRSLMMTPHRRCLAVTLLLVVPAFFVVSNVVQYLRRGRLSVALTIINFVVIVLCYLITSFAYYKLYRIIRQHQQQVQGNQSSQNFGQPAINLAKYKRSVKSMLYIFALFSVTLTPVVVGMAFLLSRAENLSCLEASAVFYVSLSICFLSSCLNPAIYLWRMNEVREGVKSLFCAND; encoded by the coding sequence ATGTGTAACAGAACAAGATGGTTTTCTGTGGCCAACAACAACTTTCGTTGTTGTGTCACCGAAGCAGCCGACATAAAGTACAACACTTACGTTTCCATTATTTTCGCAAGCAGCAtcgttttccttgttttgtccCCCGTGGCAGTGGTGGGAAATGCATTGATCTTGGCAGCGATTTGGAAAAGGACATTTCAGAGGACGTGGCTTCACCTTCTTCTTAGTGGTTTGGCGTTCAGTGATTTTTGCACAGGACTCATCGTTCAACCATTACtgggtcttcttttttttctgtttcttgacgAGTCAGGTGTAGTAGACGCTCAAAAACACTTAAATGCCTATATCGTAACTTATGTTGGGCTCATGAGCGAAACATTCTTTTCCAAGGTCGAATCAATTCTTCTAACGCTGTTGTCCATTGAACGCTGGCTACATATGAGCAGACGGTCCTTAATGATGACACCTCACCGCCGTTGCCTTGCAGTCACTTTATTACTAGTCGTTCCAGCTTTTTTTGTAGTGTCAAATGTTGTTCAGTATTTGAGGCGTGGAAGGTTAAGTGTGGCTTTAACTATTATCAATTTTGTGGTTATAGTGCTCTGCTACTTGATTACGTCATTTGCTTACTACAAACTCTATCGAATAATTCGTCAGCACCAGCAACAAGTTCAAGGGAACCAATCTTCTCAAAATTTTGGACAACCGGCAATAAACTTGGCTAAATACAAGAGGTCTGTCAAGTCTATGTTAtacatttttgctttattttctgTCACTTTAACTCCGGTCGTCGTAGGGATGGCTTTTTTGTTAAGCAGAGCCGAGAATCTTTCTTGCCTGGAAGCATCTGCAGTGTTTTATGTTTCTCTATCGATTTGCTTCTTATCTTCATGTCTTAATCCAGCTATTTATTTATGGAGAATGAATGAAGTGCGTGAAGGAGTTAAGAGTTTATTCTGTGCAAATGACTAA
- the LOC137980565 gene encoding uncharacterized protein — protein MRPLLSITTETVTKKHESKNECREEHGKSEGSGETNGRSCYIKGKENLNSQKGATSLAIVPVKVKVPGREKVVKTYAFLDNGSNTTFCTEDLMEQLQTRGKDTTLSLTKLGIEDNETKTSVLSLQVSDLDEQNLIELPMVFSTRQLPVTTANRADRKEMSQWPHLQEIDIRDIDADVGLLIGSDVPRALEPREIKSGNYGEPYATRTDLGRTANLISTDAELSKQFEKYCNMEFNDSYYDTKVTMSQEDKKALQKMKSSIQLKGGHYEIALPWREGYPALPDNRFMVENRLQHLKKRLAKEPILLEKYTAFMEDLLQKGFARRVPQHMNDVAITWLLPHHPVFHPKKPEKTRVVFDCSAKYRDTSLNSQLSKGPDLTNSLVGVLTRFRKGPVALMANIESMFLQVRVPLEDANALRFLWWPNGDLQSEPEEYQMLVHLFGATSSPSCASFALRQTADLLSSEDNKNDFDPVTVETVQRNFYVDDCLKSVETEEKANKLQEELRRLLSRGGFHLTKFMSNSMKVLESVPESERALSVKNLDFENPTLERALGVRWDVASDKFGFHISVKDKRPTRRGILSITSSIYDPLGFAAPFILPAKVILQDLCRQRLGWDDEIPLKDLHRWREWLDDLSKLGEYTIDRCIKPKAFGDVVTTELHHFSDASEIGYGAVSYLRIANERREIHCCLVMAKSRLAPIKPVTIPRMELSAAVLATRLDTMIRQEIDRNINQSYFWTDSTCVLRYIENDKRRFQTFVSNRVAAIPDDASRGLSADELINSKRWLHASEFLWGSAEHWPKRPASIDEVEEDDPEVKKSAKIFAIGLREEVNTTIHDIFSRISSWIRLKKAIAWLLRYKAKLKVARERRQLGESMEFSHDVQPINVDEMKNAEKEILRLVQRESFLSEITALHHAKRTKMDDDVKGQRV, from the exons CGTCCTTTATTAAGTATTACAACGGAAACAG TAACCAAGAAACACGAATCGAAGAACGAATGTAGGGAAGAACACGGGAAATCTGAAGGCAGCGGAGAGACTAATGGTCGGAGTTGCTACATTAAAGGGAAGGAGAATCTCAATTCTCAAAAGGGTGCGACAAGTTTAGCGATAGTTCCTGTCAAGGTCAAGGTACCTGGCCGTGAAAAAGTCGTCAAGACCTATGCCTTTCTTGATAATGGTTCAAATACAACCTTCTGCACTGAGGACCTGATGGAACAGCTGCAAACTAGAGGAAAGGACACTACGCTGTCCTTGACCAAGCTTGGTATCGAGGACAACGAAACTAAGACGTCAGTACTGAGTCTCCAAGTCAGCGACTTAGACGAGCAAAATCTCATAGAGTTACCTATGGTATTTTCTACTAGGCAATTGCCCGTGACGACCGCTAACCGAGCAGACAGAAAAGAAATGAGTCAGTGGCCACATCTACAAGAAATCGACATAAGAGACATAGATGCTGACGTGGGACTACTCATAGGGAGTGACGTACCAAGGGCACTTGAACCAAGAGAAATCAAGTCGGGAAATTATGGAGAGCCGTATGCCACTAGAACAGATCTCGGACGAACAGCCAATCTAATCTCAACTGATGCGGAACTTAGCAAGCAGTTCGAGAAATACTGCAATATGGAGTTCAACGACTCATATTACGATACCAAGGTAACCATGTCCCAAGAAGACAAGAAGGCCTTACAGAAGATGAAGTCTTCTATTCAACTTAAAGGTGGACACTACGAAATTGCTCTCCCGTGGAGAGAAGGATATCCAGCTCTTCCCGATAACCGATTTATGGTTGAAAATCGATTACAGCATCTAAAGAAGAGACTGGCAAAGGAGCCGATCTTGCTGGAGAAGTACACGGCGTTCATGGAAGACCTACTACAGAAAGGATTCGCAAGACGTGTGCCCCAGCATATGAATGATGTCGCAATCACGTGGCTACTCCCTCATCACCCAGTGTTCCACCCCAAGAAACCAGAAAAAACTCGCGTCGTCTTTGACTGTTCGGCTAAGTATCGCGATACCTCGCTCAATAGTCAGCTTTCAAAGGGGCCGGACTTGACAAATTCTCTGGTCGGAGTGTTGACGAGATTTCGAAAGGGACCAGTAGCACTTATGGCGAACATAGAAAGTATGTTTCTTCAAGTACGAGTGCCACTCGAAGATGCCAACGCCCTCCGTTTTCTTTGGTGGCCAAACGGCGATTTACAATCAGAGCCAGAAGAGTATCAAATGCTCGTTCATCTATTCGGCGCCACGTCGTCGCCCAGTTGTGCCAGTTTCGCGTTAAGACAAACTGCAGACTTGTTGTCTTCGGAAGACAACAAAAATGATTTTGATCCGGTTACAGTGGAAACAGTTCAGCGCAATTTCTATGTGGATGATTGTTTAAAGTCAGTTGAAACCGAAGAAAAGGCTAATAAGCTGCAAGAAGAACTTCGGCGGTTATTATCACGAGGTGGATTTCATCTAACGAAGTTTATGTCTAATTCTATGAAGGTATTGGAATCAGTGCCGGAATCAGAGAGAGCACTTTCAGTTAAGAATCTAGATTTCGAAAACCCCACCCTGGAGCGAGCACTCGGAGTACGCTGGGATGTCGCAAGTGATAAGTTTGGATTCCATATCTCAGTAAAGGACAAGCGACCAACGCGAAGAGGAATCCTATCCATTACAAGTTCAATTTACGATCCGCTAGGATTTGCAGCACCCTTCATTCTACCTGCAAAGGTGATTTTGCAGGATTTATGTCGCCAAAGGTTGGGTTGGGATGATGAGATACCCCTAAAGGATCTACATCGGTGGCGTGAATGGCTGGATGACTTATCCAAGCTGGGAGAATACACTATCGACCGTTGCATCAAACCGAAAGCGTTTGGAGATGTCGTGACGACTGAATTACACCATTTCTCCGACGCCTCTGAGATTGGATATGGTGCAGTGTCTTACTTAAGAATCGCCAACGAAAGAAGGGAAATCCATTGTTGCTTAGTAATGGCGAAGTCAAGATTGGCGCCGATCAAACCAGTCACCATTCCTAGAATGGAACTATCAGCAGCAGTGCTCGCTACAAGACTTGACACCATGATACGCCAAGAAATAGATCGCAATATCAATCAGTCTTATTTCTGGACAGACAGCACCTGTGTCCTCAGATACATTGAGAATGACAAAAGAAGGTTTCAGACGTTTGTTTCAAACCGTGTCGCAGCCATAC CCGACGACGCCTCCAGAGGCCTCAGCGCCGATGAATTAATTAATAGCAAGCGATGGTTGCACGCGTCAGAGTTTCTTTGGGGATCAGCGGAACACTGGCCTAAGAGACCCGCTAGTATCGATGAAGTAGAAGAAGATGACCCCGAAGTCAAGaaatctgcaaaaatatttgcgatcGGCTTGCGAGAAGAAGTAAACACTACAATACACGACATCTTTAGTCGAATCTCGTCGTGGATAAGGCTCAAGAAAGCTATAGCCTGGTTACTACGGTACAAGGCCAAACTGAAAGTAGCTCGAGAAAGACGGCAACTTGGGGAATCAATGGAATTCAGTCACGACGTTCAACCCATTAATGTAGATGAGATGAAGAATGCGGAGAAAGAGATACTAAGGCTTGTCCAAAGAGAAAGTTTCCTTTCAGAGATAACCGCTCTACACCATGCCAAACGAACGAAGATGGATGACGATGTGAAGGGTCAACGAGTCTAG